The Triticum aestivum cultivar Chinese Spring chromosome 4B, IWGSC CS RefSeq v2.1, whole genome shotgun sequence sequence TGGGTTTCAGAATTAATTGACCCTATCACTAGGGTGTGGAATAAGCAAACTCTCATGGAGCACTTCATTGCACCTGATGTAGAGGTCATACAGAGTATACCCCTCAGTACACGGACACAAGATGACTTTTGGTCATGGCATTTCGACAAGAGAGGTGTGTTCTCCGTGCGCTCGGCATACAGAATGATCGTAGCGGTCAAAGCCCAAAGGGAGGACTGGTTGGATCATCGACCGGGCCACTCGAATATAGCAGCGGAGAAGAAATCATGGACTCAGCTATGGAAGGTGAAAGTTCCTTCCAAAATCCGTGTCTTCGTGTGGAGATTGGCGCACACCTCGATTCCAACAGGTTCAGTGAGGCATGACAGGAAGATGGCCAACAATGCATCATGCTCTATCTGTGGAGCTGGTGATGATACATGGAGACACTCCCTTCTGAGCTGTCGGATGGCCAGATGCGTATGGGCTTTGGGTGATGAAGAGCTACTTGAACATGTGATATCAAATCAGAGTGAGGATGCGAAGCTTTGGCTGTTTTGGCTGTTTGAAACTACTAATCACCAAGATCTTACCAGGGTTCTCGTCACGATGTGGGCAATTTGGTGGGCTCGCCGGAAAGCTATTTACGAGAACGAGTTCCAAAGTCCGCTATCAACCATGATCTTTATAAAGAGATTTCTGGAGGAGTTGGAGATCGCAACAAGTAATGCACCAAGTGTGCTGCCGGGCCGCCACTTGGTACAGAAGCCACGAGTGTGGTTGCCACCAACAGGAGAAGAAGCAGTAAAGATAAACTGTGACGGAGCCATCTCTACTCTTGGTGAGAAAGGAGCAGCAGCTGTTGTGTGCAGGGACAGATCAGGTAAATATCTAGGGGCATCGGCTGTGGTCTTTGACGGCTTGCTCGACCCGCCAAGCTTAGAGGCGCAAGCGTGAAGCGAGGCCCTTGCCCTTGCACGAGATTTGAATCTGCAGAAACTGGAGATTGCGTCGGATTGTCTAGAGGTGGTAACCAACATCAACAAAGAAGCCTCGCCAGTTTATGCGCCAATATTGCATGAAATCAATCTTTCCAAGAATTTTTTTACCTCTGTTATTTTTTGTTTCGAAAGTAGACAGAATAATTTCGAGGCCCACACGGTAGCAAAAGGAGCTGCGTCTCTGCCGGTGGGCCGCCATGTGTGGCTAGGGGTTTTACCAGACATTGCTTGTATCCCAGACTTGATGATCCTTGAATAAAATCCCTAGTTaccttcaaaaaaaaaaagaataaaacccTAGCCCCGGCAATAACTACCCACCGCTCCCACTCGCTCCTCccagcagcaggcggcggcggaggcctgcGTTCATTGATCCCCTTTGACCCCGACTCCCACTCCAATTCGATTTCATCTTCCCACCCAACACGGATCGATCGTGCCAATCCCACCCCATAAATCCATCCACACACCCGCCGAGACGAAGCAACGATTTGTGATCCATCCAGCATGAACAAGGCAATCGACTTGGGATCGATTGATGGCCGATTCTTGGAGCTACcccgacggcggcggcgaagagaAGGACATGCAGTGGCCACCGGCTCCTCCCGCCTACGGCTACCCCGACGATGAGCGGCCGCCCTTCGTCCTCATCGATCCATGCGCCTACTTCGCCGACCGCAAGAATGCCACCACCGCCGTCATCGATATGGAGGCCGGGGCCCCCAATCTCAGGGGCCGACTCCAGGTCACCTTctgcgccgtcgccccgccgctcGTCTCCTACTTCTGCGTCCACGCCACCCACATGGACCACACTGAGTTCGCCGTCGCGCCCTACATCCTGGCCACCGAGACCGACGGCGGCCTCGTCCTCCTATGCGTCCCCACCGTCGACCCCGACTATCCGACCGATCACTTGCGTCCCCGAAATTGCCAATACTTCGTCTACGACGCCCTCGCCCGCAAACTTCACCAACTCCCGCAACCCGGCTTCCAACACCGACTCAGCCAGCGCTCGCTCGCCATCATGCGCAAGCCCAACAAAAGCTCCAAAAACACCAGCAACCACGTCAGCCTACGCCcccatgtacatggagaggccgaggccgaggccgactTCGTCGTTGCCGCACAATCCTACATTTTCTGGGGTAAAGAATCTCCTCACATCTGCATCTATGACTCTGCTATCAAGACCTGGAGCAACAAGCCGGTGGTAATGGGTTCATCATATCCAGACCACcacctcccaagcaagacactcgCCATCGGAGGAATCAATGGCACCGTGGCTTGGGTGGATCTCTGGCACAACATCATCTTCTGTGACGTTCTCGCCAAACGCCCCAAGCTTCGCTACCTGAAGCTGCCGTCCGAACCCCGCGACAGGGGTTTCAATCCAAGGTCCGTTCGCGACATTGCCGTCTTTGGCAACACCATCAAGTATGTTGCGATGCTGCTTCGGCCCGACGACACAAGCTCCTCTAAGGTCCCCTCCTGTCGTTGGATGGCCACAGCATGGAGCATCGACAAGAGCCGTCACGCCTCGGCCAAGGATTGGCGCATGGTTTGCAAGCTCGATTCCACCCGTATAATGGTTGATGCAGCTGGTACCGCGGCTTCCTTCCCAACCTTGTCGTCTCTTTGCGGTAGCCTGCCCACACTCAGCCTGCAGAATGATGCCATTGTTTATTTCCTCGCCAAGATTGACTTCAGCCCAAGGCAACGCACAGCTTGGGTGCTTGCTGTTGACATGAAGAACGAGACTGTTGAGCAAGTGGTGGAGTTCCCTGCTGAGAGGACTTATTGTGTAGCCGAGGGCTACGATGCAAGTAGGATCTCCGCATATCTCCAACCCGCTCCAGGTAACTGATACTTCCAACAATACTCCATGCTAAACTACCAGATCAATGCATCTTCTTCTTGGTGAGTGGGGACGGCATCGTCGTATCACACACGTAGATAGTGTGTGTTTTAGGGTGGATAATACGGATTCAACAGAAATAAGATGATATGCTAGGTCATGATACAATACATCTCAAGACAGGTTTGGTGGACACTTGGCACCTCTTGTTTGGGAGGAACTTATTGAGATTTTGAACACATTATATAGATATATAGCAATGAGATGGGAGCTGATATAAGTCCAGTGATTTGGGGATGCTAACGGTGAAACCCTAACCAGAACAACCACACTTCTCCTGCGACATGTAATTTATTTATAGGGCGTGAGCGTTGCATGCTTATCAAGTTTGGTATTTTTTTTTCAGTAGCCTTTTTGCATGGAAATGTAGAATAATGGTTGTATTTGCGCCAATTGTTTGTCGATCAGTTTTTCTTTCCCAAACTATTGCTGAAGAAATGTGGAATTTGATATGCCAGGTAGGAAGCAAATACATAAACGACCAGGGGTGTCGTTGCTGAAATCACCTAGCAAGAAGCATACTGGAGATGTTGACGCCATGGTGGAGTGATGTTGATTGGAAGCTGAGACTATATATGGTAATTCATATGGCATGATGTTGCATGGAAGCTTGTATGATCTGAAAATAGTCTAGGGTATGTATGCCCCTTGTTTTGCCTGTCTTCTAACCCTGTTCGAGGTCACTTCTGTGCCATGGCCCGCGCTCGTCTCGTACTTCTGCATCCCGAACTACTACTAGCAGGGTAGAGGCGCAGTAGTGTGCTCCAGTGCCCTTGTTGGTTTAGCTTATCCcgttgttgttgctgttttttttgtCTGGAAAGTCAAGTAAAAGCAGTGTAATAGACAGTGGCAGATGAATGGAGAAGTATAATTGGAAGTGTGTTGGCTTCTTTTGTTTGGAAGCTGACTCTGTTTACTGTAATTCACTAATTCATATGGCATAATGTTGCACCGAAGTTGTATTGTAGACAGATAATTTGCAATACAATATATTGATTGGGGTgctggtgcacgcatatataatacaagggaagacctctacctcaactatacaagactaggaggtgggccacaactccaatacacgtgcaatacaaaatatatactcaacaccccccacAGTCGAAGCGTCGCTGGAGAtacagagactggaccgaaactcctcgaagacgggagtaggcaatcccttagtcatcacatcagcaaactgttgcgtCGTCGGCACGTGGAGAACCCGAACACGGCCAAGGGCAACCTCCTCGCGCATGAAGTGAATAtcaagctcaatatgcttcgttcgTCGATGGTGCactgggttggcggagaggtagaccgcgctgacgttgtcgcagtagacaagagtggccttgtgaacatcacaaagcaactcctggagcaacTGACGTATCCAAGAGCACTCGGCCACGACATTAGCCATGGCGCGATACTCTGCCTCagcgctggagcgggagaccgtgggctgccgcttcgatgaccaagagatcaacgagggcccaaggtaAACGCAATAGCCTGACATAGAGCGTCgtgtgtcggggcagccagcccagtcagcatccgagtaggccacgaggtcggtggaggcggaggccgtcagggtgagtcccaaggacatggtgccgcgtatgtaacggagaatacgcttcaccaaagtccagtgagagtcacgcggtgcgtgcatatggaggcacacctgctgaacagcgTACTGCAGGTTGGGGCGAGTCAGCGTCAAGTACTGTAAAGCACGGACTATAGAGCGATAAAACGCTCCATCGAACACGAGAGACCCCTCCAGAGCGgagaccttcgccttcgtgtcgacgggggtgggcgccggcttgcaattaagcataccggcacgctcaaggagctcgtgggtgtacttctgctgatgcagaaagaaacTGTCAGCCCGGCGGATCACCTCGATGCCGAGaaagtagtgcaggggccccaagtccttgagggcgaactcatcacAAAGATGAGCAGTCAGCCGCTCCAGGAGATCGGGGGAggacgccgtgaggatgatgtcgtcaacGTAGAGCAGAAGATATGCAGTGTCTGCTCCCTGATGATACACAAAGAGTGAGGCATCGAAGCGAGTGGACCGAAAGCCCAGAGACTGCGGGAAGGCTGCGATACGTTGGTACCAAGCCCTAGGCGCCTGCTTCAACCTGTAGAGAgagcgggagagcaagcacacgaagtCGAGGTGCTCGGTGTCGACGAAACCAAtaggctgctcacagaacacctgctcggcgagatgaccgtgcaagaagacgttggaaacgtccaactgatgcacaTGTCAGGAGCACGAGATGGCCAGCTGAAGGACggcgcggatcgtgcccggtttcacaaccggggcgaaggtgtcggtgaagtccacgcccgcgcgtTGCCGAAAGCCACGAACCACCCATCGAGCCTTCTAGCGCTCGAGAGAATCGtccgggcgagtcttgtggcgaaacacccacttgccaAAGATGATGTTGGCACAAGGgggtcgcggaacaagctgccacgtgcgGTTGCGCTGTAGGGCGTCAGACTCCTCCTGCATCGCAGCCAGCCAATGGGGATCCCGAAGGGCGGCACGAGCGGAGGTGGGGATGGGTGATGGCGTTGATGTCGAGGCAGCGCACGTATACTCGTTGGAGGAGTAGCGCGTGCTCGGCCGATGCACTCCTGCACGAGCACGGGTGACCGGGCCGGCGAGGGCGGCAGGTGCCGCGGCAGCGGGGGCCACAGCGGTGTCGGGGGCCACGGCCACAACAGGGGCGCCTGCGGCGGCGGGGGCCGCGGCCACAACAGGGGCGNNNNNNNNNNNNNNNNNNNNNNNNNNNNNNNNNNNNNNNNNNNNNNNNNNNNNNNNNNNNNNNNNNNNNNNNNNNNNNNNNNNNNNNNNNNNNNNNNNNNNNNNNNNNNNNNNNNNNNNNNNNNNNNNNNNNNNNNNNNNNNNNNNNNNNNNNNNNNNNNNNNNNNNNNNNNNNNNNNNNNNNNNNNNNNNNNNNNNNNNNNNNNNNNNNNNNNNNNNNNNNNNNNNNNNNNNNNNNNNNNNNNNNNNNNNNNNNNNNNNNNNNNNNNNNNNNNNNNNNNNNNNNNNNNNNNNNNNNNNNNNNNNNNNNNNNNNNNNNNNNNNNNNNNNNNNNNNNNNNNNNNNNNNNNNNNNNGGGCCGCGGCGTCAGGAGCCGCGACGGTGCCAGCCGAGCCAGCCGCGGAGGAGGCAACGGGCGAGGTCGAGGTCGAGCCCGTCGCAGGGGTGGCGGGTGGGGTGCCCGCGGGCTC is a genomic window containing:
- the LOC123094193 gene encoding uncharacterized protein: MADSWSYPDGGGEEKDMQWPPAPPAYGYPDDERPPFVLIDPCAYFADRKNATTAVIDMEAGAPNLRGRLQVTFCAVAPPLVSYFCVHATHMDHTEFAVAPYILATETDGGLVLLCVPTVDPDYPTDHLRPRNCQYFVYDALARKLHQLPQPGFQHRLSQRSLAIMRKPNKSSKNTSNHVSLRPHVHGEAEAEADFVVAAQSYIFWGKESPHICIYDSAIKTWSNKPVVMGSSYPDHHLPSKTLAIGGINGTVAWVDLWHNIIFCDVLAKRPKLRYLKLPSEPRDRGFNPRSVRDIAVFGNTIKYVAMLLRPDDTSSSKVPSCRWMATAWSIDKSRHASAKDWRMVCKLDSTRIMVDAAGTAASFPTLSSLCGSLPTLSLQNDAIVYFLAKIDFSPRQRTAWVLAVDMKNETVEQVVEFPAERTYCVAEGYDASRISAYLQPAPGRKQIHKRPGVSLLKSPSKKHTGDVDAMVE